The proteins below are encoded in one region of Sphingobacterium sp. R2:
- a CDS encoding helix-turn-helix domain-containing protein: MKIVRIKSITEYHRLRGLPKPAHPLISLVEYSQLQLPENIGEVNIVMDFYSIALKRDVGTKLYYGQQIYDFDEGLMFFIAPGQVFRIERSPDSSGSKCSEGSGYLLQVHPDFFGGHPLSKNIKDYSFFDYSIHEALFLYSKEEQTILNIMENIREEYHANIDRYSQGIIVAQIELLLKFCERFYNRQFITRKISSHQMLTKVENFLNSFFSDDERPDRGLLSVKTVADAMNVSPDYLSGLLKQLTGKNAQEHIHQKLIEKAKERLSTTNLSVTEIAYELGFEHPQSFSKLFKTKTKLSPLSFRRSFN; the protein is encoded by the coding sequence ATGAAAATTGTAAGAATAAAATCGATTACGGAATACCACCGCTTGAGGGGGCTTCCCAAACCTGCGCATCCGCTAATAAGCCTGGTTGAATATTCGCAGTTGCAGCTTCCCGAAAACATCGGTGAGGTGAATATTGTCATGGATTTTTATTCGATTGCTTTAAAGCGAGATGTCGGGACAAAGCTCTACTATGGTCAGCAAATTTATGATTTTGATGAAGGATTGATGTTCTTTATTGCACCAGGCCAGGTTTTCAGGATAGAAAGAAGTCCGGATTCATCTGGCAGCAAGTGCAGCGAGGGCAGCGGTTATCTATTGCAGGTCCATCCTGATTTTTTTGGGGGACATCCTTTATCTAAAAATATTAAAGATTACTCCTTTTTCGATTATTCGATTCATGAAGCACTGTTCCTTTATAGTAAGGAAGAACAAACCATCCTTAATATTATGGAGAATATCAGAGAGGAATATCATGCGAATATTGATCGCTACTCTCAGGGCATCATCGTCGCTCAGATCGAATTGTTGCTCAAATTCTGTGAGCGCTTTTACAACCGGCAGTTCATTACAAGAAAAATCAGCAGCCATCAAATGCTTACCAAAGTAGAAAACTTTCTGAATTCTTTTTTCTCAGATGACGAGCGGCCTGACCGTGGACTTCTTTCGGTAAAAACCGTCGCCGATGCCATGAATGTTTCTCCTGATTATCTGAGCGGTCTGCTGAAACAGCTCACTGGCAAAAATGCTCAGGAGCACATACATCAGAAATTGATCGAAAAAGCAAAAGAGAGGTTATCCACCACCAATCTTTCCGTAACTGAAATCGCTTATGAATTGGGATTTGAGCATCCTCAGTCTTTCAGCAAACTTTTCAAGACAAAGACGAAACTTTCGCCATTGAGTTTCCGAAGGTCATTTAATTAA